One window of the Acidimicrobiales bacterium genome contains the following:
- a CDS encoding Rieske 2Fe-2S domain-containing protein gives MTTEATRGVPDAPSPSEDVAEVADRERRTERRVATAFVVTAVAATVLAFVYWTGGDPQWEGVLLAVALGGLGVGFVAAAKGLLPGADVEQEREPLGGEDEVQEAIEEDIEERAAPLGRRKLLTRSLGLGGLALLGAFSFPIRSLGPGPGNKLSRTPWRKGAKVVDDHGRPISADDVPIDALITVFPEGHTDAADAQAVLVRVGPDDVRPAVGRESWSPEGFLAFSKICTHAGCPVGLYQAATRQLLCPCHQSAFDVLKGAEPVFGPAARPLPQLPLEIGSDGVLRATGDFSEPVGPTYWNIHR, from the coding sequence GCGTGCCGGACGCCCCGTCACCATCGGAAGACGTCGCGGAGGTCGCCGACCGGGAGCGGCGGACCGAGCGGCGGGTCGCAACCGCCTTCGTGGTGACCGCCGTGGCCGCCACCGTCCTCGCGTTCGTCTACTGGACGGGCGGAGATCCCCAGTGGGAGGGCGTCCTCCTCGCCGTCGCCCTCGGCGGCCTCGGCGTCGGCTTCGTCGCCGCCGCCAAGGGTCTCCTGCCCGGCGCCGACGTGGAGCAGGAACGCGAGCCGCTGGGCGGGGAGGACGAGGTTCAGGAAGCCATCGAGGAGGACATCGAGGAGCGGGCCGCGCCTCTAGGCCGCCGGAAGCTCCTCACCCGGTCACTCGGTCTGGGCGGGCTGGCGTTGCTCGGCGCCTTCAGCTTCCCGATCCGCTCGCTCGGGCCGGGCCCGGGGAACAAGCTGTCCCGCACCCCGTGGCGCAAGGGCGCCAAGGTGGTGGACGACCACGGGCGACCGATCAGTGCCGACGACGTGCCGATCGACGCGCTTATCACCGTGTTCCCCGAGGGGCACACCGACGCCGCCGACGCCCAGGCGGTGCTCGTGCGGGTCGGACCCGACGATGTCCGGCCGGCGGTGGGCCGCGAATCCTGGTCCCCGGAGGGGTTCCTGGCGTTCTCCAAGATCTGCACCCATGCCGGTTGTCCCGTCGGGCTGTACCAAGCGGCGACCCGCCAGCTGTTGTGCCCGTGCCACCAGTCGGCCTTCGACGTGTTGAAGGGCGCCGAGCCGGTGTTCGGCCCCGCCGCCCGGCCGCTCCCACAGCTTCCCCTCGAGATCGGGTCCGACGGCGTGCTCCGTGCCACCGGGGACTTCTCCGAGCCGGTCGGCCCGACCTACTGGAACATCCACCGATGA